Within Desulfobacter sp., the genomic segment TGGCATGGCCGGTGAGGAGGATCACCTGGACATCAGGATTTTGAATTTTAAGAATTTTCAAGGTTTCAAGCCCGTCCATTTCCGGCATCTGCAGGTCAAGGACCACCACATCAAAATTCTTTTTATCAGCCGCCTGAATGCCCCGCCGGGCAGAGGTGGTGGTGGTAACGTTCATACCGCGGCTCGTCATTCTTTCTCCCAGGGTATCTATAAATTCCGGTTCGTCGTCTATGAGCAATACGTTTTCGTTCATGATTATCTCCTTATGACATTTATATCCGTCTTTTTATTTTCCAAAGGTCAGGGTGATCAGGCCTTTATCGGGGAGGACCTCGATATGGGCGCCGGCATCGGAACATAGATGAAAGACGTCTGCGGCCTTTAACGCGGGTTCAGGGGATTCTGTAAAGGGGCTGGATGCCTCAAATCCCATGGTTACGGCATTCTCTTTTTTGGCAACACTAACTGAAAGCACCGTTTCAGCCGCCATGCCGGCCATCATGGCCTCCATGGTCTGCCAGATCAGATTCAGCAGCGAAAAATACGAAAGGGTCAGTGACACGGGGGTGTCTGTGGCTTCAATACGGATTTCCACCTGCCGGTTGGCGGCCAGCCTGGCCCCGATGCTGGCGGCAAGGGCTGCCGCATCATTGAGGTCCACCTGCTGCTCAGGGCGGTCGACACTGTGGGCAAACCGGTTCATCTGCTTGAGCAGGTCGTCGGCTCTCACAATCTGCCGGGAGATCCTCTCTGAGACCTGGGTCAGCCGTTCCGGATCCAGGGGCCGGCCCTGGAGGGCCAGGGCCGTGAAGTCCTGTATCAGCCCGTTGTTTTCATTCATGATGGCCAGGCAGTTTTTAAGTTCATGGGACATGGCCGCCGTCATCTTGCCGAAATAGCCGGTACCCTTTGTACGTTGTTCAACTGTCATTGTTTTCCTTTCCCGGGCAGCCTCAGTTGCCCAGTACCTCTTTGAGTCTCTCAATGAGGCGGGTGATGTCCACGGGTTTGACCAGATAGTACGCTTCTCCGGTTTCCGAACAGCCCTGTTGGTAACAGTCCTTTGATCCGTGGCCGGTCATGAAAATATAACGGAGGTCGGCATCCTTCTGCTCCAGCCGCTGTTTGAGTTCAAACCCGTCGATACCGGGCATTTTCACGTCCAGTACCGCCACCTGGTAGGCATTATGGTCCACCATATCCAGGGCCTTTTCCGGCTCATCTGTCCAGTCTGCCTGAATCCCTCTGAATTCAAGGCGCTGGGCAAGGGTGGATACCAATTCTTTTTCATCGTCTACCAATAATATTTTCATGCTTTTTCCTTATCCCCTTCCGTAAGGGGCAGTAAAACGGTAAATGTTGTGCCCTGGTTCTCTTTGCTTTTCACCTGGATCTGCCCCCCCAGTTCCTGGACAAGGCCGTAGGTGATGGACAGGCCTAAGCCTGTTCCGCCGTCATCTGTTTTTGTGGAAAAAAAGGGTTCAAAAATTTCCTTGAGATTGGCCTCGGATATGCCGCAGCCGTCATCTCCAATGCCCAGCGAGACAAATCCCTGCGGTCCGTTCTGGGCACAGATATCCAATTGTCCCCCCGGCTCCATGGCGCCGAAGGCATTATTGATGATATTGAGCAGGATCTGCTGGAGCTTACCGTGATCGCAGAGCACTTTGGGGAGCTTCTCCGGTATATCAATTTTAATTGTGATATTTCTGAATTCCGCTTCCTTGGCCAGAAAGACCAGCACCTCATCCAGCACCATCCGGATTTTCAGGGGCACCAGACGGTTATCGGTATGCCGGCCGAAGCTCAGCAGCTGTTTGGTAATCCGGCTGCATCGGATCACCGAGGCCAGAATGGTGTCAATGATCTTATCGAATCTAGCGTCATTGGCCCCTTCCGGACTGAACTCCAGGAGATCTTTCATCAGCCCGGCCTTTTCATTGATAATGGCCAGGGGATTATTTATTTCATGGGCCACCCCTGCGGCCAGACGGCCGATGGAGGCCATCTTGTTGGCGTATTCAGCCATGTGGAGATATTCGGCCCGTTTCCGGTCCACCATCCTCAGGCGGCGGACCAGATATGATGTGATCAGCCAGATCCAGAGCAGAATGACGGTAATGCTCCCCGCCAGATATTTGATCAGGGTGACCTGGCTGTCGCGCCAGGGGGCCATGAGCGCCTTTTCGGGCTTGATCACCATGAGCACAAAGGGAGTATCCGGTATATAACGGTAGGCCGCAATACACTTATCCCCGGTTCCCGGATCCGCCAGGGACAGGGTAAGGGTTTCATCGCTTTTCGGAGGCAGCGTCATGGGAAGGGCGTCCAGGACATCTCCGTAAATCTCGGACCTGGTCTGGAGAATTCCCCGTGTATTCACCAGGAACACGTCACTGCCCTGGGCCTTGTCCACCTCCCCCAAAATACGGGTGAGCTGGTGCTCCATGGTGGCCCGGAGAATAAACATCCGGCCGTCACCGGCCCGGTGACGGATGGCCAGGGCAATATGGGGAACATGGCGGAACCCCATGAAGGCCTCGCTGACAAAGGTGCCCTCTTCCTTTACCCGGCTGAACCAGGTCTGGGCGGAATAGTTCTTTCCCCCCAATCCGTAGGGGCCGGCATAGGTGGTCTGGTTGCCCTGACCGTCAATGACCCCGATATCCGTGAACCCCCCGAAGCTTTGGGTCAGATCCGCCAGCACCCCGTTAAGGTGTGCCGGGTCCGAAAGCCGCTCCAGGGGGGTATTGTTGACCACATAGGTCAGGGCATTCTTCCGTTCATCCAGAAAAGAGGCCACAGACCGCCAGGTGTTGGAGGCCAGCCGAGAGGTCCGTGCAACGGCGTCCTGCTCCATGGAGGTATAGGTCAGGTTATAATCAATGGCAGCAAAAAAAATCACCGGTACAATGGCGAACCCGGCTGTGAGAACAAATGAAAGCAGCCAGATCCGCCGGAAGTCCAGAAACTCCCCTTTTTTGAGAAAGGGGAGTCGTTCCGGGTTCATTTTTGAAGACCGTTTATGATCTGATTTCTGGGACATAGGTCACTGCCGGGCCCCTCAGGCCCCTTCCCCCTGACGGTGTTTTTTGTTGGCGTCTTCCAGGACACGGCTCAGTTCCTCAATATCCACGGGTTTGTGGAGATAGGCAAAGGCGCCCAGGTTCATGCAGATGTCACGATCCGCTTCAGAACCGTGTCCAGTGAGGATAATCACCTCAACATCCGGGGTCTTTTCCTTGACCTGCTTGAGGACCTCGATACCGTCTATGCCCGGCATTTTGAGATCCAGAATCATGACATCGGGGGCATCCTCGGCCACCAGGTTCAGGGCGGATTCGCCGTCATAGGCAATGGCCGATCCCACATCACGCATCTGGAGCCGTTCGGACAGGGTCTGGACGAACTCACGCTCGTCATCCACCAGCAGTACCTTTGAGGGGACCTGGAAGTCAAACTTTCTGTAGATATCGGTCTGGTAGAACCCCTTGCCGATTCGGGTCTCAACGGTGTCCACGCCTGCCACCTGGCCGGCAATGGCCTTGAGCTCCTCTTCCAGCCGTCCCAGGAGCAGTACATTATTGTGGATGGTCAGGGTCACCAGGCCGTCCCTCGCGCTGACCCCGACGGCATGTCCCTCTTTGGCCAGGGCCACTTCCACGTTGGCGGCCAGCACAAAATCCGTTGCCGCCTTGAGGGAGGCCTTTGTGGGCTGGATCACTTCACGCTTCAGGTTGTCAGCCACCAGGGCCGCGGCAGCCTGGACATCCATCTTGTCCGTGGGAATGACAATATCGTATAACGAAGGATCCCAGGGATCCTGTACCTTGAACAGGCTGTCGCACCAGGCGCCGGCGATCTCATCGTCCCGCCGGACGTGCCCCACCGCCTCTTTCTCGCTGATCTGTTTGTCAGCGGCCGCTCTGGTTGCCCGGGAGGCGGTGTCCGCAATGAGGCAGATTTTGAGTACATGGCTCACGGCAGACGGAATCAGCATGGACGTGAAACCGTCCAGCAGGAAATCCGGTTCCGCAAGGTTTTTGGCCAGGGCCAGCCTCAGGTAAGCAATGGAGCGTTCCTTTTCATGGGTAAACTTGTTAAACACCGATGGTTTATCCAGAAAGGCGCGGCTGATCTTCTTTTCAGAAATATTTGATAGTTCCGATGCCGTACTGATCAGGTCAAGGTCCGTGATGGTGCGCAGCCCGTGGGCCTGGGAGATTTCCTGGATAATCGTTTCTTTTCCGCAGAATGTTCCGCTGAAAAATGAAAGAATGGTCATGGTTGCATCTCCTTATTCTAATGGGCCCCGGACGCACTGCAGACGGTGAGCAGGGGGCATGCCTTTTCGGTTGTGCCCTCGTGGGTTTTTTCATAAACCTCTGTGATGGCCTTATCCGTGGTGGCATAAATATTGTGTTCGCCGATCTCTTCCAGCAGATGGGTTCTGGCCAGCACCTGGTATACGGCATCATTCACCCCGCAGAGTGACACCCCGTATCCGGCGCTTCTCAGCCGCTGAACCACCAGGCCCAGCATTTCCTGGCCCGAGGCATCCATGTCGTTGATGCCGTTGGCCGCAATGATGAAATGACGGATGGAGGATTCGGGATTGATGCGCCGGTTGATCTCATCTTCCAGGTAGCTGGCATTGGCAAAGAAGAGCGGGCCTTCAAACCGGATCAATTCGATGTGATCGCAGGCAGCCAGATCGTGAAGGCCGGCATCCTTGAGGGACTCGTCTTCGGCCCGGGACAGGGTGGGAACCCGCGGGCGCATGCATTTGAACAAAAATACGCCCAGGGAAAGGGAAACCCCGATGTAGATCCCCTCTTCCAGGTGGGGTGCCAGGGCCAGGGTGGCCACAAAGGTGATCACGGAGATGGCGCCGTCATACCACTGGGCCTTCCAGGCATGAACAAAACCGGAAACATTGACCAGCCCGATAACCGCCATCATGATAACGGAGGCCAGCACCGCCTGGGGCAGATGATAAAGCAGAGGGGTGAAAAACAGGAGGGTGATGATAACCATGAGGCTGGTAATCACACTGGACAGCCCTGTCACAGCCCCTGCCTGGAGGTTGACGGCGGACCTGGAAAAGGATCCGGAGACCGGATAGCTTTTGCCGATGGCGCCCAGCATATTGGACAGGCCCTGGCCGATGAGTTCCTGGTTGGGATCCAGGCGCTGCCCGGTCTTGGCGGCCATGGCCTTGGCAATGGCGATGGCCTCCATGAAGCCCAGCAGGGAAATAATCACGGCAAAGGGAAGCAGCTGGAAGAATACGGAAGGGGTGATTTTGGGAACGCCCAGGCTGGGCAGCCCCTTGGGGATGTTGCCCACAACGGCGCCGCCGCCGCTCATGCTGATGGCGGAAAGGTCCAGGGGTTTGTTGCCCACCTTGATCCGGTAGACCCGGTCGTCGGCCCGGTTTTCAATTACCGTATCTTTCTGTGCGACGATAAATGACAGGCTGCCGCCGGCTTCCACAGCACCGAATTTATAATCCCGCAGCGCGGTGCGGATCTCACTGGCTTTGGCTTTCAACCCGTTGATCCTGGCACTGTATTCGTTGACCTTGAACTCCAGGGCCAGCATCTCGGTCTTGGGGGCGTGCCCGGCCTTTGCAGCCTCCATCCGGGAGGTCGCCTTTGTCCGGTCATCGGCCAGGGTGGAAATCTGTGCAAGGGTCTGGTTAAAGGATTCAACCTGGGCCTGGATTTGGGGAGACTGGATCTGGGCCGGTGTGATTTTCACATTGTGTTCAAACCCGATGGCCCAGGAAACGAGTGTGGTGATGACAACGGCCACCAGCACGTTGGGGATCCTGGGATTGATGCGCTTGAGCCCCACCATGATGGCGATGGACGCCACCCCCATGCACAGCGTGGGCCAGTGGGTGTAATCCACTGCTGCGGCGACCACCCGCATGA encodes:
- a CDS encoding response regulator, which encodes MKILLVDDEKELVSTLAQRLEFRGIQADWTDEPEKALDMVDHNAYQVAVLDVKMPGIDGFELKQRLEQKDADLRYIFMTGHGSKDCYQQGCSETGEAYYLVKPVDITRLIERLKEVLGN
- a CDS encoding response regulator; amino-acid sequence: MNENVLLIDDEPEFIDTLGERMTSRGMNVTTTTSARRGIQAADKKNFDVVVLDLQMPEMDGLETLKILKIQNPDVQVILLTGHATVEKGISAMKLGAMDLLEKPADISVLTDKIHKAQTKKMILVEKKTSDRIKTIMETRGW
- a CDS encoding response regulator; the protein is MTILSFFSGTFCGKETIIQEISQAHGLRTITDLDLISTASELSNISEKKISRAFLDKPSVFNKFTHEKERSIAYLRLALAKNLAEPDFLLDGFTSMLIPSAVSHVLKICLIADTASRATRAAADKQISEKEAVGHVRRDDEIAGAWCDSLFKVQDPWDPSLYDIVIPTDKMDVQAAAALVADNLKREVIQPTKASLKAATDFVLAANVEVALAKEGHAVGVSARDGLVTLTIHNNVLLLGRLEEELKAIAGQVAGVDTVETRIGKGFYQTDIYRKFDFQVPSKVLLVDDEREFVQTLSERLQMRDVGSAIAYDGESALNLVAEDAPDVMILDLKMPGIDGIEVLKQVKEKTPDVEVIILTGHGSEADRDICMNLGAFAYLHKPVDIEELSRVLEDANKKHRQGEGA
- a CDS encoding HAMP domain-containing histidine kinase — translated: MTVEQRTKGTGYFGKMTAAMSHELKNCLAIMNENNGLIQDFTALALQGRPLDPERLTQVSERISRQIVRADDLLKQMNRFAHSVDRPEQQVDLNDAAALAASIGARLAANRQVEIRIEATDTPVSLTLSYFSLLNLIWQTMEAMMAGMAAETVLSVSVAKKENAVTMGFEASSPFTESPEPALKAADVFHLCSDAGAHIEVLPDKGLITLTFGK
- a CDS encoding STAS domain-containing protein, with the protein product MLNKFLPFLQWFKDYSTAKFKIDFLAGLTVALVLIPQSMAYAQLAGLPAYYGLYAAFLPPMVASLFGSSRQLATGPVAVVSLMTAACLEPLASAGSEAFIAYSVMLALTVGIFQFLLGVLRLGLIVNFLSHPVVNGFTNAAAIIIASSQLSKMFGVYVDKAPHHYETIMRVVAAAVDYTHWPTLCMGVASIAIMVGLKRINPRIPNVLVAVVITTLVSWAIGFEHNVKITPAQIQSPQIQAQVESFNQTLAQISTLADDRTKATSRMEAAKAGHAPKTEMLALEFKVNEYSARINGLKAKASEIRTALRDYKFGAVEAGGSLSFIVAQKDTVIENRADDRVYRIKVGNKPLDLSAISMSGGGAVVGNIPKGLPSLGVPKITPSVFFQLLPFAVIISLLGFMEAIAIAKAMAAKTGQRLDPNQELIGQGLSNMLGAIGKSYPVSGSFSRSAVNLQAGAVTGLSSVITSLMVIITLLFFTPLLYHLPQAVLASVIMMAVIGLVNVSGFVHAWKAQWYDGAISVITFVATLALAPHLEEGIYIGVSLSLGVFLFKCMRPRVPTLSRAEDESLKDAGLHDLAACDHIELIRFEGPLFFANASYLEDEINRRINPESSIRHFIIAANGINDMDASGQEMLGLVVQRLRSAGYGVSLCGVNDAVYQVLARTHLLEEIGEHNIYATTDKAITEVYEKTHEGTTEKACPLLTVCSASGAH
- a CDS encoding two-component sensor histidine kinase — protein: MSQKSDHKRSSKMNPERLPFLKKGEFLDFRRIWLLSFVLTAGFAIVPVIFFAAIDYNLTYTSMEQDAVARTSRLASNTWRSVASFLDERKNALTYVVNNTPLERLSDPAHLNGVLADLTQSFGGFTDIGVIDGQGNQTTYAGPYGLGGKNYSAQTWFSRVKEEGTFVSEAFMGFRHVPHIALAIRHRAGDGRMFILRATMEHQLTRILGEVDKAQGSDVFLVNTRGILQTRSEIYGDVLDALPMTLPPKSDETLTLSLADPGTGDKCIAAYRYIPDTPFVLMVIKPEKALMAPWRDSQVTLIKYLAGSITVILLWIWLITSYLVRRLRMVDRKRAEYLHMAEYANKMASIGRLAAGVAHEINNPLAIINEKAGLMKDLLEFSPEGANDARFDKIIDTILASVIRCSRITKQLLSFGRHTDNRLVPLKIRMVLDEVLVFLAKEAEFRNITIKIDIPEKLPKVLCDHGKLQQILLNIINNAFGAMEPGGQLDICAQNGPQGFVSLGIGDDGCGISEANLKEIFEPFFSTKTDDGGTGLGLSITYGLVQELGGQIQVKSKENQGTTFTVLLPLTEGDKEKA